TCTACACCTAACATATTACAGAAAAAACTAATCAGctttggaaagaaacaaagaattaaGACCTAGACTTATAGTGACAATTCCACTAAATTATGCTTCCATCTTCTGAAGATTGTTGCTTTTAGAAGGTTGTATTAGATATGCGAGGTGCTTTAAAGGTAAATAATTAACAAACACATTTGAAAAGATCTTCAGTACTTTGCTGTTACAACAGAAAGTAAAGCTCTCTGTTTAAACAGCTTCTTGATAGGCAGAGCGGACTTctttttaggaaagaaaacaaaccaagtcaaaagttttccatttatttttcaggataAGTGTGACTAAACGTGACTTCCTGTTCTCCAGTACTCTGTAGACAGAAACAAATAAGAGCCatattcagaaaagaaaagaactcTTTCCAAGAAGTTCCAGATCAGATCACTGTGTCCATTAGGATGGAGGAATGGAGTCTCTAATCACCTGCAGATGTCTTTTAAACTGCATCTGACCAGCTCCCTTCTTCTCTGCCAAAGTACAGCTCATGTCATGCCACTGGACAGCAATCTCAGCACAACTCAGCTGCTGAGGAAGCACATTAACAGACCTTCCCATAGGACACTATAGATGACTGCCCAAAAATATGGTTTGAGACTATCAAAAGAAACCTGAACCACAAATAAATCTAGTCTAATCCTCCTGTACTTGGCTCTGATCATCAAACACAGAGATGGaagaaatatcttttaaaaCCATAAAGATGCCTGAAAATCACTTCCCAGATCCTACTTTTATAGATATTTTTATGTATGAATTACAGTTGAGCCATCTTTAGGAAAAGTCTTAAGGCACTCAAGGACCACAAGTTTAAGTGCTTGACTTTTAATGCTATCTGGGGAATACTATAACCAGATCCTGTCCACATCCTACTCAGGTGCAGCAGTGCAGCTTCTGTGACTCACTGACCTACTGGATTTTTGTAAGATGCTATTACATCCCACAAATCTACTATTCTGCTATATTTTAGCATCTTCTTAAGGATAAACCCCCCTTCAGTTATCAGGTTAACAACAGAGACTGACAGTTTTATAGCAattcaaaacctgaaaaatttaACTAGACCCACAATAACCTGGCATGTTAGCTCTGTAAACCAGCACAAGGTCAGAGCTCTACCCCCTTGGTTATTGCACCATTGAAAGCACCAACAGATACCACAACAAAAGAAGGCTCATGCAGTTAAGCCCAAGTGTTTCCCCAGTACCTCCCTAATCTCTTGtcaaatttcaattttttcagaaaagggaGTGTGCCAGGTTTTGTGAAAGCAATCAGCCAGCTCAGGAAGGAAAGCTCCCTCACTTGGAGAGGCACTGATCAACAACAGTACCAGCTCTCCCTCAGCACAGACTTGCAATTCCTCAAGATGTTACATGTTTCTCTAAAACCACATCTCCTTCACATgccataattattttttcctctcctgctacTTGCTTCCATGGGAGTTCTGTCTGCTCAGCTGAGTGAACCTGAGGTAACCCAGGTGATCCTGGGTTAACTCACCAGTCCTGAAGACATCAGAATTTCTTACTACATGCAATTTCTAGCCCACACCGAATGACAACATTCCAGCACTTCCTGATCTTACTTCCCCTTCTGGTGCCACACTTTGCTAGGTCTTGCACACCTTGAAGTAACCCTTGCTTACAACATAGAGCTGCTTAAACATAAGTGATGTTAATTCCATACATTAATACATTATATCAACACTTTGTGTAGTGATTAGTTTCTTAATGAGCCCCACAGACTGGCATTGCTCAATTTAATCAGTACAACTGgctaaaactaaaataaaaacaaaaaaccttttaCCTATACACATTCAACAAAAAcaactaaccaaaaaaaaaaaccaaacaaaacaaaaacaaacacttgcCAATTTCACCTTCCTGAACAGGTTATACATTCAGAATGCATACCTGACTGCATTTGTCAATCAAAAATATGACCTACAGAACAAACCCATATATCAATCTCTTTATAAAGATTTTAGAATCACACaattttggaagagaaaataagaattaCCTTCCACTCCAGAGGAAGCCCCTAATCCATCTGTACTAAAAGACTCATTCTGTCCTGGAAGATAAAACTACTTTGACCAACAACTTACACTGGTCCACAAAGTACAAACTACTCCATGCAATATAAAAGCACTGTACTAGTCCAAAGAATCATAACCTGAACACGGTTCAGGGTTCTTGCCCCAAATAAACCATTAACTCAGAACCCCTTGAACATTCAGGCATTTTGCTGAAATACAGGCAAGTTGTTCTTTCAGACAAGGCAAAAAGACATCATGTTATCATCTCCAAAGAGCTACTGAGAATCCTGTCTTAGCTGACATCTGGCAAAATAAACCGTTTACGTTTGATGGAGATCAAAAAACGAAACCAGAAGGAGAAGTTGATTCAGCCATACTTACTTTCCTCACAATAGGCTGCTGTCCGTCTATACAGCCGTACCACGCTACTAGTTTGTTCCAGGCTTCGGTGGGCACCAGCACGTAATCCAGCTCATCAATGAGGTGTTCTTTCAAACTCTGAGTTTGTGGATCTAAAAGGGGGACAGACGGCAGAGAGCAGGGCATCAAACAGcaccttttcttccccagaggcACACACGTACTGCCGGGACACCGAGGAACACCAGGGCTCCCGGGGAGGCAGAGCCCGGCCAGTCCCCTCACGCACAGGGCAGTGCGGCCGCGAGCCCTCTCCAGCGCCCGGCTTCGAAAGCGAAAGCAGCGCGGGGAAGGTCCCGGCCGAGCCCGAGCcgcggccccgctgcccgcAGCACTCACCGCCGAACAGGCCCGAGTTGTCGATGGGCCCCGGGAACAGGCCCGCGTTGTCGACGGGCCCCGGGAAGAGGTTGGGATCGCCGGCGCCGAACATGTCCCAGCTGTCGAAGCCCACATACTTCTTCCACTGCTTGAACCACCGGCTCTCCACCAGGTACCTGCAACACACGGCACCGCCCGGCGCGGCCCCTCAgcggcggcgcggcccggcccgcaGGCCCCGCAGCCCGCAGGGGAGGGGGacggggagggaggggaggcgCGGGTGTGCTCACCAGGACTCGCCGGGCCGGAGGGCCGTGGCCAGGAGCGGCCCCAGCTCGGCCCGCTGTTCCGCCGGGTCCGGCCGGGCCCGCTCCCCgccggccgcggccgccgccatGTCCGTGCGCGAGACCCGGCGCGGGCGGAGGTCGGAGCGCGGGCTCGCGCGCGGGCGGGCACGCGCTGAGCGAGTGGGAGGGACCCGCCCCGCCCGCGCGCGCTCCGTGACGGGGTGGGCGGGGCCGCGCGCGCTATGGCGGCGGCCGCCATCTTGCGGCGGCCCCGTGAGGGCGATAGAGGGCGGAGGGGGGTGTCTGCTCCGCTGAGCGCCCTTAcgggagctgcagggggagcCCGGGGAGCAGGAGCACTCTTCCTGCGGGGATAGACCTTGTCCCCGAGGGAGCTTCGTGGTCGAGAGGGCTCCCGGGCCAGCCTCCTTTAGTCCTCAGATAAAAACACTTCTGCGAACACTGCTCCTTTCcgcctctgcagcagcaccagcccagccttCCCCAAACCTGCCCGGGGTAGCTGCTGCCAGCACGCTGCTCTGGACTCCAGACGCTGTGCAGTTCACTTTCTCAGCAAGAATCTCCTCCCTGAATTATGTCTCAGTGGAAATCGAACCCAAGCTGAAACCTTTAGTTCTTcataaagattttatttttctctctctctgtcaaAACTGTTGGCAGAACCATTTGTTTGGACTGTGGTTTCAGTTTTAGACTCTCCATTTTCTGACACGGGGCACACTGGTGAGGGCGTTGGACTTCAAATTGTTAAGGGAATAAATGGGAGAACGGGTGTGTGAGACCGAGCGCGGAGTGCTCGGGAGGCTGGGCACTGTCTGAGGAGAGAACTGCTCCAGGAGATTCAGGCATTGATCCTTAGATAGCACGTCCTATCCTTGAGAAGAAGAGGTCTTCGGAAGAATTCAAAAAATCTGCCTCAAACGGATGCACCAAAGAAATTCCTTTACCTTATGTGAAAAAAGGCGGGGGTGCTGTGACTGCCTGTGCCAGAAGCCTTCTGGCAGCACCACGGGCAggtgggctctgccagcctggcactgctgcagcaacCAGGGTAACATGATGAAAGCCTTTTATCTTCCTGACAGCAGGGCAATTCCATTCAGTTGATGCTGAAAGAACCATTTTCTCCTTCCAGTAAGAGTTGAGTGTTGTTACTTCAGTTTTTCTCAGAGGGCAGGGCCCCTTCGGGCTCTAACACACCCTATTATGGCAAGGCTgggtgtgtttttaaaatgagtcAGCTATTCTGAGATAGCGCTTTGTGGCTGACCTCACTCTGCTAATGAATTACTGACTCCTCATAGAAAATGTGGTAAACAATTAAATGGTTTAATTCAGGCCTTTCTGATTCAGCGTAAGAAAATTACATTGTTCCAGTTTCACTGTAGACAGAGGTGTCTGTGTTCTCCTGGCTCCTCAAGCACTTTCCTTTCAGCCATTGACTTCTGCCCTGATCTCCAGCTCATCCCAATGAGTGTGAAAGTGgcactgacagcagcaaagcccCCTCAAGTACCACAGGACTGTAGGCAGGTGTTCCCAGCCTGCCTTATGATGGCAATGATCAAACACAGTGACTGAAAGCTGCTGCCGAGGAGAAAGGGAATTTAAATAGCTGAAAGAACCTTGTACAGGCTGAGTAAGAAAGGTCTCAGACTCAGGCTGATTGCACTTCTGTTGAGTAGACACTTCAGAACACCACATCTCATCAGCCAGGGTTTCAGCAGATAGCCCAGAGTTTGGTGGGCAGAACACCAGGGAAtctgggagaggaagaaagggCCAGGAAGGATATTTTTGGTTGGAATTAGTTAACACTCCTGACAGCTTCAAATATTTGAACTTGTTTAAGTATTTAAGAAGTTGGCAGCAATTATCAGCAGCTAAAGGGGGAAGAGTCACTGGGAGGGGGGACAAGCAGGGGAAAAACACTTTCTAGGAAGGAGAGAATATATGAAACTTTGTTGTGCAGAAGAATGGAAAAACAGGAACACTAACAGAGGGGTTAAGTGTTTGCAATTAAAGTGTAGTGTCGGAGTGTATATATATGTGACAGACAGGAGACCTTGAAAGGACAACATCCTCAAGCCACAGAAGCAGCCAACTGTGCAAAAGTAGTATTTATTTTAAGGTTGCCTTCTGAGTCAGTCTGTTTCTCTCTGGAATTGCAGAAATAGAACTGGGCTGATTTATAATCCCTGAGGAATTATCTGGGATTCTTCATGCCTCCCCTCAGCACAGAGTTGCTGCCTGTGGTGAAATGTTCACCTCCTCTCATCACAACACCAGCCAAGGTTTGGGGTGAGATCCTGTGTGGGGACTGTGCtccactgtccctgtcactgccagGGAGCTCCAACCAGTGCCCTTGTGCTGCAGCCCACTGGaccccagagccagctgctccagggaatgcTGAAATAAGACTGGGAATAACAAGGCTGAGCAGCTTTCAGCCACTCTGCAGAGTTCCTCCTGGTGTGCTTACACTGGGATTGTTCATTCTCCTGCTGGCATGGCTCATTTTTGTCCTGAAATCATGTCACTGGGCTGCTTCTGGCACAGTTGGAgctgttgctttgtttttctgcttgcaCAGTCCCAGCAGTCAGAAGGTAAATAAATCTCTTTGCCAAAGGCACAGAATAAGCACAGTGCAAGGTGCCTTTCTGACCAGCAAGCTCTGTGAGAGACCTTTTTTGTCatgatggagctgcagcaggtgttgggctctgctccctgcagctgtgggccTTGGACAGAGCCAGAGGCTGGTTAGGAACAGAAGAGGCCCCACTCAAACACTCAGGTTTGGTGAGTCAGGAATGAGGAAGTGCCACAGCTCATTTGAGAAAGATTTTCAGTGCCCTAGGCTTCTGCTGCTCATGATCCCCTGTACTGTCCGCCTATTTCAACATCCTGCATTAATGAGGGAAGTAGAActaactgaaaaaataatccCCTAACCCATGCATCATCTGCTGCAAAGCTTCAGTAGCTGCTGAAAACATCCTGTTTTTTTCTATGAAGCTGTTCTGGGCTTTAAGAAATCCCCCGGTGAGGATTGTGCAATCTGAGTTCAAAGCTGGATGACTCAGGGGtagcagcagcaagcagggtGGTGCTGGTTGGAAGATTTACCCAGTCTCTCCTCAACCTGGAGGGATCCTTGGATATAAGTACAGTAACAAAGTGACTGTGAATTTGTGAAGTGAAAAGctacaaacaagaaaaaaaaaaacactcaaaTCCTGAGTGTTTTATTATGAAAACAGTGCATGAATGCTTGAAAGTATTATGCCTTCCCTTGGAGAGCCCAAGTTTTTAGTCTGGGTTAGGATTCCTCAGTCCCACACCAAGTTTATATGCAGTCCTACAAGGCCTTGTGAGGAGTGGCTTGCAAGAAAATGTGCTCCCAGAGCAATTGAAGGAGTGAAAATTTTCCTGTAGAAGGAGTTGACCTACTCCTAGTGGGCAGAAGGATAGCAGGTGAAATTTGGCACAGGCTCAGGAGTTCCCATGGGAAACCAATCATAATTCCAGTCGTTTAGCAGCAGCCTGTAAAACCAGGATTCCTGAGTGGGGCCAATATGTCAGAATTATTACTGAATCATAGACTCATTAAGGTTAggaaagacctccaagatcatttGGTACAATTGTAGCAACTTCTCATAAAGTACTACTCAGCTCCATGGTTGCCAGGAGTCAAAAAACTGTTATGGAAGAAgtgaaaagggaaatatttcctgGCAGATCTGCACTTGGGAGTGTCATGTGCAATTCCTGTGCCCAAAGGGAAACAAGGACACTGAGGCAGGCACAGTTCCCATGGGCCAGGTGGTTGAGTGGGGTGGTATTGCACTGGGAACATGAACAAACTGGTTTGTCACATGATTCTCTGCATCGTGAGGTGCTGGGGAGGCACAGAGGTGCTTCGGGTCTCATGGAGGACTGGGCAAGCACGTGAGGATCTGTGCTGGGCCACCACTGATGCAAAATGGGGTAGAGCCAGTGAGGGGACAGTGGCTCTGGGACAAGGGGAGGGAcagtgggtgctgctcctggtcTAGGCCCCCGCAGGCTGCAGAATTGCTCATCTCCCTGCCTTAGCAGTTATCAGCCTGTTGTGACCTGTTGCTGGTAGACACACTGGGAATTCAGCCAGTGTAAAATCACCCCCTGGCCAAGTGCCAGTGTGTTCCCTCTGCACGGAAGCCTTAAGGGAGGCCCAGTGAGCAGTGGGGTAAGGTCTGTTTGTTCCCCACCACCCTCCCACTCTGCCAGGCTTGTTACACGTGGGGCAGGACATGGTACTGATTCACAGCTTGCAGAGCTCATGCCCTCGGTTTAGTTCAGCCTGACTGCACGGGCCGTGCTCAAGTGCTCCAAGTCTGCCCCTGTGAGCACCCACATGGGCTGGTGAACAGGTAACAGACCCACCACCTTTTACCCAACTCACCCAAAATGATCAAGCCACAGCCTTAAAGAAACTACAcaatttttattcagaaaatcACAGTGAACTACTGAAACTCACAGCTGCTTGCCCTGGCATACCTTCCCAAACATTCCCGTGCAACTTTTGAAAACATCAGGCACACTTCAAGGATTTGGAAGATGCACCATCACAAGCAAAATCTACACGAGACATTGGGATTTCTGCCAAAGCAGCGGCTCCCTGCAAGAAAAACAGCCAACAGCAAGGGCAAAGAACTTTCTAGGCAACCTTCTGCAGAAGCAACTCAATGTCGTCCTGGATCTTGATGGTTTCGAAATTGCGGCTGTAGCGTTTGAAGGGCACGCCGTCGGGGCCAATGAGGAACTTCTCGAAGTTCCAGGCGATGTCATTGCGGCAGACCGGGGACCAGATGATGTACTGCGGGTTGGTCATCAGCGACGAGGGGTCGTCGTGCGGGAAGGGCAGCGCCTCTTTCAGGAAGGTGAAGAGAGGGTGCGCGTTCTTCCCGTTCACCTCGCACTTCTCGAACATCATGAAGTTGGGCTTGAAGCCGTTGCCAGGACGAACGTGCTCGAGCGAAGGAAGGATCTCATCGTTGGTGCAGTTTTCCTAAGGAAACAAAGGTAAAATCGCCCCGAGCACGGCCCGTGAGAGCCCGGCCGGGGGACGGCTCCTCCCCGCTCCCCGGCCCCGCCACCCGCCCTACCTGGTGGCCGAACTGGTTGCAGGGGAAGCCGAGGACCTGGAGCCCGCGGGGGCCGAAGCGCTGCTGCAGCTCATTGAGCTGCAGGAAATCGCGCTTGGTCGTGCCTCAGAGCGACGCCACATTGaccaccagcagcaccttgcCCTGCAGCGAGCCCAGCGACAGCGGCTTCGCCGCGCCCAGGGGCTTCgcctccagcccctgcagccccgcCGCACGCCCAGCCGCTCCTGTCGCCGCCATGGTGCGCAATGCTGAGGGAGCGACCCTGCTCCCGCCTCTACCTCGCTCCGCCCGCCCCGTCCCGCCGGGAGCCGCCTCTGGCCCCGCCCCGAGCCGCTCCCGAGCGCTATCCCGCCCGGCATCGCCCCCCGCGGGACTGCCCGGGCCTGGCGGGGCGCGGCGAGGCGGCCGGGCCTGCCCTCGAGGGTCGGGGGCTTTCATCAGTGAAATGCGCACAGCGGGGTAGCTTTAAAACCCACAGCTAACAGGGAAGTGTCACCGATCCTCGGAAACGCTGTGGAAAAGCAGTAAAACACAGAGTAGTCCCAGGAGTTGCAGCCTTCGTAGTGACACGGCCACCCGCGTCTAGGGGTGGCACAGTGCGGCACCAAGGCTGCAGCATTCTCTGAGGACACCACTGCCACTGAGTGTGGCGTTGGGGAGAGAAAAGCCTTCCGTTTGTGCATCAGGAAGAGGAatgggaaagatgaaagttttacaagaaagtctcacagatatgtgtgcttggcagaaagattttgaatgtagaatctgaagaaggaatgaaattgaaagcaagttttgatatagaagaaaataattgctgagccagtcttactggataactAAGAAGACCaagggtatgttagttagaaggggtttttatggcttagagcgAGGATAAGCCCACCTCACACAAGGTGTTTTagaaagatagcacaggcaaacaagacTGCCAatgttgcaagtagaaaaaaaggtctcagaattttccactgcaagaaaactgaaaaacaacttctaacTTAAACTGTAACATGAATACAGTAAttatagtagttatgataggctataggtAAAAattaaggtatagattggtcCTTCTGTATTAaaatgctcagcaaagaaaagtatataatgcattgtaaccaaaaccaaagggtctccaagcctgcctgcagctggagctgacagctgtaggcacaggctctgacACCCAcaaccctggactgctgtaatGTCTTGGATGTAATAAACTGCATTATGAAGAGTtgcctggagtcccacatccctcattaCAGCTCTTACAGAAGAGGAACAGGAGAGGCACAAGAAAGATGAGCAACAAATTCCCTTCTTCAGAGTCCTATAAGTTTTCCACTTCTTTGAGGCTGGTGAAATCTACACACAGGATTACAGCTTGGTATATCCTCACTAGATAAAGAGAAGTAGGCTTCTTTCTCAATTTCAGGGGTTGCTTTTTCCCATCCTCGCTTTTCAATTTCTTGCCTAACTGCTTCGGTCTGTTTGCAGGAGTGTTAGATCATGCAGTATTGACTGCTCTGTTCCCTACAGACTGAAGGTAGCCCTAAGTGAGCTGGGCTGTTTCTTGTGCTCACACCAATCAAGTGGCCCAGCTGTCCCTCCACAGGTCTTTGTGAACCACTGCTCTCCCCCAGAGCACCCTCTGAAGAGGTGGGTCGGGGCCAGGCCTTGTGTCCATGTCCACGGGTTGGACCAACAGGactgtggagcagcacagcccagcaggaacaAAGAGCCAGGGCctcagctccagtgcagctcccaggggaagCAGAG
The window above is part of the Serinus canaria isolate serCan28SL12 chromosome 12, serCan2020, whole genome shotgun sequence genome. Proteins encoded here:
- the GPX1 gene encoding glutathione peroxidase 1; its protein translation is MAATGAAGRAAGLQGLEAKPLGAAKPLSLGSLQGKVLLVVNVASLUGTTKRDFLQLNELQQRFGPRGLQVLGFPCNQFGHQENCTNDEILPSLEHVRPGNGFKPNFMMFEKCEVNGKNAHPLFTFLKEALPFPHDDPSSLMTNPQYIIWSPVCRNDIAWNFEKFLIGPDGVPFKRYSRNFETIKIQDDIELLLQKVA